One Intestinimonas butyriciproducens genomic window, GGGGGATGCGGGACTCCATATCGTCGAACCACTGTCTGTCCAAAGTAAATTCCTCCAAAAAGCTTCCTGATGTCCCTCCATTTTAATCGTGCGGGGAAAACTTGTCAAGCAATGATGGATGTGGTATGATACCTTAGTATGCAACTGTGTACAGACGACCTTTTTAGGGGTGTGCAATATGGAAAATGAGAATCAGAAAAAAGTCATCCTCTCCGGCATTCAGCCCAGCGGTGAACTGACACTGGGCTCTTACCTGGGGGCCATCAAAAACTGGGTGAAGCTGTCGGATGAATATGAGTGCTATTACATGCTGGCGGACCTCCACTCCATCACGGTCCGTCAGAATCCGGCGGACCTGCGCCGGCGGACGCTGACACAGATCGCGGCCTATATCGCCTGCGGCCTGGACCCGGAGAAGAACACCATCTTTATCCAGTCGCACGTCCCCGCCCATGCGGAGCTGGGCTGGGTGCTGGACTGCTACACCATGTTCGGGGAGCTTTCCCGCATGACCCAGTTCAAGGACAAGTCCGCCAAGAACGCCGACAATATCAATGCGGGACTGTTTACCTATCCCGCCCTTATGGCCGCCGATATCCTGCTCTATCAGGCCGATCTGGTGCCTGTTGGAGAGGATCAGAAGCAGCATGTGGAGATCTGCCGCGACATTGCCAACCGCTTCAACGGTGTCTACGGCGAGACCTTCCGGATCCCTGAGCCCTTTATCCCCAAGGTGGGCGCGCGGGTGATGTCCCTTACCAGCCCCGGGAACAAGATGTCCAAGTCCGACAAGGACCCCAACGGCTGCGTCTATGTGCTGGAAAAGCCGGAGGACATCATGCGCAAGTTCAAAAAGGCGGTCACCGACAGCGATACGGAGCGGTGTGTGCGCTATGACCGGGCGGAGAAGCCAGGCGTGGCCAACCTGATGGCCATTTACTCGGCCGCCACCGGCAAGACCTATGAGGAGATCGAGCGGGAGTTCGACGGCAAAGGCTACGGCGCGTTCAAGCCCGCCGTGGGAGAGGCCGTGGTGGAGCTCTTCCGCCCTATCCGGGAGGAGACTGAACGGCTTCTGGCCGACAAGTCCTATTTGGAGTCCGTCTACCGTGCAGGCGCCGAGAAGGCGGGCTATGTGTCCAACAAGACGCTGCGGAAAGTCTATAAAAAGGTGGGCTTCGTGGCCCGCTGAGGCGGAACGCGGCCTTTGCCGTCCAAAAAGGAGCAAGGTTTACCAATGAATACTGATTTGCAGGCCATCGGCTGGGTGGCCGCGGCCTTGGTCACCGCTATGGTGGTGGCCCTCATCACCACGCCGGTGGTCCGTGCCCTGGCGTTCCGCGTGGGGGCGGTGGACGTCCCCAAGGACAGCCGCCGGATGCACGACCATCCAATCCCGCGGATGGGCGGCTTGGCGATTTTCTTCGGCTTTATCCTCAGCGCCATTATCTATGTGGAGATCACCCCTCAGTTCCAGGGGATGATGCTGGGGGCCGTGATCATCGTGGTCCTGGGTATTTTTGACGATATCTATGCCCTCGGGGCGAAATTCAAACTGCTGGTCCAGATTGTGGCCGCCCTGGTGGCGGTCCACTTTGGAAATGTGATCCAGATCATCTCCAATCCCAACGTACTCTCACCCAATCCCTATTGGGATCTGGGCTGGCTGGCGGTGCCCGCCACCGTTTTATGGATCGTGGCCATCACCAACGCAGTAAACCTGATCGACGGGCTGGACGGACTGGCCTGCGGTGTCTCCACCATCAGCTCTATGACCATGCTGGTCATCTCCCTGGCGGTGGCAGATGGGCCGGTAGCCGTCATTATGGCCGCACTGGCGGGGGGATGCATCGGCTTTCTCCCCTATAACCTGAATCCCGCAAAAATCTTTATGGGAGATACCGGGTCCACGTTCCTGGGCTTTGTCCTGGCGGTCATGTCCATCCAGGGCCTCTTTAAGTTCTATACCATCATCTCCTTCGCAGTGCCTTTTCTTATGCTGGGCCTGCCCATTTTCGACACCTGCTTTGCATTTATCCGCCGGATCGCCCACGGACAGAGCCCCATGCACCCTGACCGGAGCCATGTGCACCACCGGCTCATCGATATGGGCTTTAACCAGAAGCAGGCCGTGGCCGTACTCTATATCATCAGCGCCATTCTGGGCCTGTGCGCGGTGGTGCTCACCACCAGCGGAGAGCTGAAGGCCATGCTGCTGCTGCTGGCACTCTGCGCCGCGGGTGCGGTATCGGGGCGTATTTTCCTCAGCAACAATGAAAAGCGCCGTTCTGAGGACAAAGCGGAGTCCCCGGACACGGCCGACAAGGGGGAAGAGCGGTGAAAACAATCCGTGTGATGACCATCTTCGGCACCCGGCCGGAGGCCATCAAAATGGCGCCGCTGGTGAAGGAGCTGGAGGGCAGGGCGGGCGTTGAGAGCCTGTGCTGTGTGACCGCCCAGCACAGGGAGATGCTGGACTCCGTGCTGCATATTTTCCAACTCACGCCGCAGTACGATCTCAATATCATGGAACCCCGGCAAACACTCTCCACCATTACCAGTAAGTGCCTGCTGGGCGTGGAGCAGGTCCTTCAGGAGGCAAAGCCCGACCTGGTTCTGGTCCACGGGGATACGTCCACCACATTTTCGGGCGCGCTGGCGGCCTTTTACCAGCGGGTCATGGTAGGGCATGTGGAGGCGGGACTGAGGACTTATGACAAGTATTCTCCCTTTCCAGAGGAGATGAATCGGACACTGGTGGGAGATATCGCAGACCTGCACTTCTGTCCCACCAGGGCCAACCGGGAGAATCTGGCGCGGGAGGGCATTGCAGATGGCGTGTTCATTACGGGGAACACAGTCATCGATGCAATGACAACCACTGTTGTAAAGGATTATCACTTTTCAACAAGACTGCTCAATGAATTGGACTATGACCGAAAAAAAGTGATCCTGGTGACGTGCCACAGACGGGAAAATTACGGGGCGCCCATGGAGCACATCATGACGGCGTTGCGCCGTCTGGCGGAGAGCCACGGGGAGGTGGAGTTGGTCTATCCGGTCCATCTCTCCCCGGTGGTGCGGGAGGCGGCGGAAAAATATCTGGCCGGCCATCCGCGCATCCATCTCATCGATCCTCTGGATGTGGAGGAGATGCACAATCTGATGGCGCGGTGTTACCTGGTTATGACCGACTCCGGCGGACTGCAGGAGGAGGCGCCAGCCATGGGAAAGCCGGTGCTTGTCCTGCGGCGGGAGACCGAGCGGCCCGAGGCCATTGCGGCCGGTACCGTTCAGTTGGCCGGGACGGAGGAGGAGACCGTTTTTCGCTTGGGGGCGCGGCTCCTGGAGGAACCGCAGGCTTACGAGCGTATGGCCCATGCGGTGAATCCCTACGGCGACGGGCATGCGTGCAGGCGCATCGCGGACGCCATCGAGTGGAAATTCGGGCTGCGCGGAGAGCCGCCGGAGATGTTCGGGACGTGAATGCCGCAGCGGTCGGTCGTAAGCGGCGGGACCAGTGGAATCCATGGGCTCACAGCGGGGGAGAAATAGCCCCCAGCCGGTGGAAAGGGAGGTGAATGGGCATGGAACAGAAGAACAAGGTGTTCCTTGCACTGCTCATCGCCCTGGTGATGGTGGTTGCCATCCTTTCCAGCTTTGGGCTCAACTTTTTTTCGGGGGACCAGCCGGAGATTGTCCTGCCCTCGCCTGTAATCACCGATTCTGGAGAACAGAGCGCGGACGACCCCACGGCAGGAGGCGGCTTTCTCCCGGTGGATGTGACGCCTGAAACGGTCCAGAGC contains:
- the trpS gene encoding tryptophan--tRNA ligase: MENENQKKVILSGIQPSGELTLGSYLGAIKNWVKLSDEYECYYMLADLHSITVRQNPADLRRRTLTQIAAYIACGLDPEKNTIFIQSHVPAHAELGWVLDCYTMFGELSRMTQFKDKSAKNADNINAGLFTYPALMAADILLYQADLVPVGEDQKQHVEICRDIANRFNGVYGETFRIPEPFIPKVGARVMSLTSPGNKMSKSDKDPNGCVYVLEKPEDIMRKFKKAVTDSDTERCVRYDRAEKPGVANLMAIYSAATGKTYEEIEREFDGKGYGAFKPAVGEAVVELFRPIREETERLLADKSYLESVYRAGAEKAGYVSNKTLRKVYKKVGFVAR
- a CDS encoding MraY family glycosyltransferase; the encoded protein is MNTDLQAIGWVAAALVTAMVVALITTPVVRALAFRVGAVDVPKDSRRMHDHPIPRMGGLAIFFGFILSAIIYVEITPQFQGMMLGAVIIVVLGIFDDIYALGAKFKLLVQIVAALVAVHFGNVIQIISNPNVLSPNPYWDLGWLAVPATVLWIVAITNAVNLIDGLDGLACGVSTISSMTMLVISLAVADGPVAVIMAALAGGCIGFLPYNLNPAKIFMGDTGSTFLGFVLAVMSIQGLFKFYTIISFAVPFLMLGLPIFDTCFAFIRRIAHGQSPMHPDRSHVHHRLIDMGFNQKQAVAVLYIISAILGLCAVVLTTSGELKAMLLLLALCAAGAVSGRIFLSNNEKRRSEDKAESPDTADKGEER
- the wecB gene encoding non-hydrolyzing UDP-N-acetylglucosamine 2-epimerase gives rise to the protein MKTIRVMTIFGTRPEAIKMAPLVKELEGRAGVESLCCVTAQHREMLDSVLHIFQLTPQYDLNIMEPRQTLSTITSKCLLGVEQVLQEAKPDLVLVHGDTSTTFSGALAAFYQRVMVGHVEAGLRTYDKYSPFPEEMNRTLVGDIADLHFCPTRANRENLAREGIADGVFITGNTVIDAMTTTVVKDYHFSTRLLNELDYDRKKVILVTCHRRENYGAPMEHIMTALRRLAESHGEVELVYPVHLSPVVREAAEKYLAGHPRIHLIDPLDVEEMHNLMARCYLVMTDSGGLQEEAPAMGKPVLVLRRETERPEAIAAGTVQLAGTEEETVFRLGARLLEEPQAYERMAHAVNPYGDGHACRRIADAIEWKFGLRGEPPEMFGT